TGACGGAGCGCTGGAAGGCGGTGGAGCGCGGAGTGTGGGAGTTCCTGGGCCGCGCGAACGAGCAGGACTTGCGACGCGAGATCTCCTACGTCAACTTCCAGGGACAGACCTGGACCTACGCGCTGTGGCGCATGATGATGCACGTCATCACCCACCAGAGCTACCATCGCGGCCAGGTGACGACTTTGCTGCGGCAACTGGGGAAAGAAGCGCCCATGGTGGACTACCTGCTCGCGATCGACATGGGCCTGGAGCCGTCGCAGGAATAGACCCGTCGCGGCCCAAATAACC
The DNA window shown above is from Terriglobales bacterium and carries:
- a CDS encoding DinB family protein, translating into MISLATFRELYRYNYWARDRQLAACAHLTEEEFRRPMGNSFSSVRDTLVHLLQVEWIWLERWNLRAPKVWPSDAGLTGLAQVTERWKAVERGVWEFLGRANEQDLRREISYVNFQGQTWTYALWRMMMHVITHQSYHRGQVTTLLRQLGKEAPMVDYLLAIDMGLEPSQE